Proteins from a genomic interval of Erwinia sp. SLM-02:
- a CDS encoding META domain-containing protein produces the protein MKKSILLLLAAVSASGCSSDGNRFDEKPLLNHYFVLSSVDGKAVGQRAGIRPGISFAPGLRVSGVMCNRFFGQGQFEQDRLKVPQLASTRMLCRDGELNQWEQMLGEVLNTGASVTLDRQTLTLNGAGHTLVYRAE, from the coding sequence ATGAAAAAATCTATCCTGTTACTGCTGGCAGCCGTCTCAGCCAGCGGCTGTAGTAGCGACGGCAACCGTTTTGATGAGAAACCGCTGCTGAATCATTATTTCGTGCTGAGTTCAGTTGACGGGAAAGCGGTTGGGCAGCGTGCCGGGATCCGTCCGGGTATCAGCTTCGCGCCGGGCCTGCGCGTCAGCGGCGTAATGTGCAACCGTTTCTTCGGCCAGGGGCAGTTTGAACAGGATCGGCTGAAGGTGCCCCAGCTGGCATCAACCCGGATGCTGTGCCGTGACGGTGAACTCAACCAGTGGGAACAGATGTTGGGTGAGGTGCTGAATACGGGAGCCAGCGTAACGCTGGATCGGCAAACGCTGACGCTGAACGGGGCGGGACATACGCTGGTCTATCGTGCTGAGTAA
- the kdsA gene encoding 3-deoxy-8-phosphooctulonate synthase — translation MKQKVVSIGDIPVANDLPFVLFGGMNVLESRDLAMRICEHYVTVTQKLGIPYVFKASFDKANRSSIHSYRGPGLEEGMKIFQELKQTFGVKIITDVHEASQAQPVADVVDVIQLPAFLARQTDLVEAMAKTGAVINVKKPQFVSPGQMGNIVDKFAEGGNDKVILCDRGANFGYDNLVVDMLGFNVMKQVSNGSPVIFDVTHALQCRDPMGAASSGRRAQVAELARAGMAVGIAGLFIEAHPDPAHAKCDGPSALPLDKLEPFLVQMKAIDDLVKSFAELDTSN, via the coding sequence ATGAAACAAAAAGTGGTTAGCATTGGTGATATCCCGGTAGCAAACGATCTGCCATTCGTCCTGTTTGGTGGCATGAACGTCCTTGAATCCCGCGATCTGGCGATGCGCATCTGTGAACACTACGTCACCGTAACCCAGAAGCTGGGTATTCCTTATGTGTTCAAGGCGTCGTTTGATAAAGCCAACCGCTCGTCCATTCACTCCTATCGCGGTCCGGGTCTGGAAGAAGGGATGAAAATCTTCCAGGAGCTGAAGCAAACCTTCGGCGTGAAAATCATTACCGATGTCCACGAAGCCAGCCAGGCACAGCCTGTGGCGGACGTGGTTGATGTGATTCAGCTGCCGGCCTTCCTTGCCCGCCAGACCGATCTGGTGGAAGCGATGGCGAAAACCGGCGCGGTGATCAACGTCAAGAAGCCGCAGTTCGTCAGCCCGGGCCAGATGGGTAACATCGTGGATAAATTTGCCGAAGGCGGCAACGATAAGGTCATTCTGTGCGATCGCGGTGCGAACTTCGGCTACGATAACCTGGTGGTCGACATGCTGGGCTTCAACGTCATGAAGCAGGTATCTAACGGCAGCCCGGTGATTTTCGACGTCACCCACGCCCTGCAGTGCCGTGACCCAATGGGTGCCGCCTCCAGCGGTCGTCGTGCACAGGTTGCCGAGCTGGCGCGTGCCGGCATGGCGGTTGGGATTGCCGGCCTGTTTATTGAGGCGCATCCGGATCCGGCTCACGCCAAATGTGACGGCCCGTCGGCGCTGCCGCTGGATAAGCTGGAGCCGTTCCTGGTGCAGATGAAAGCGATTGACGATCTGGTCAAGAGCTTCGCCGAGCTGGATACCAGCAACTAA